From the Notolabrus celidotus isolate fNotCel1 chromosome 12, fNotCel1.pri, whole genome shotgun sequence genome, one window contains:
- the lsr gene encoding lipolysis-stimulated lipoprotein receptor isoform X1 gives MLWTFIIAALMATESTLAISVQTPTKRHIVILFQPVTLICKFQTTASQPPVVTWKYKSHCRDPIQAALNPSSAENILSQNNPNYDPNIECADSQRTVRIVASKQGDTVTLGSYYQGRKITVLNNADLNIAQTAWGDSGVYVCSVISSQDLSGNGEDYVELIVLERMSDTTDLLPEIDLLVMEDWLLILLVVLGFLLLLLLIGICWCQCCPHTCCCYISCPCCPDRCCCPRALYEAGKAVKKGLPSQYAHTLYAPSMYAQPPYSGQLLNQPGMPLLPLPNGAGGPPPHNGYGREYDGASSIGQGSQVPLLHDNNGGDHTRSGYRIQVDPDGNATRAIYYMEKELSKLDPSRPANYNRLDNMSEVSSLHDVLDPRGRGGRSQPPPLATVYDRDEAMSTISSVSQQGRRDDYPRRGHMGDRVRARSMDNLDDIGRRRDDYPPHRRPDEPRGRRGSDDGWSSSARSGYDRESDDPRRRDYSPDDRRRGDQGGYGGLPGRRSRSRDDLMDLERDRERRPGGGARRDDYDDSFLREAMERKKLGEQQRARSRDRLDSESDRSDRGRAPRGPPPLPQNPPAGYPGRRDDYPPPPPPPYSDDESLSSSKKSNLRKNGAVSRESLVV, from the exons atgTTGTGGACGTTTATCATCGCCGCTTTAATGGCGACAG AGTCCACTCTGGCCATCTCGGTCCAGACCCCCACAAAGAGGCACATTGTCATCCTCTTCCAGCCCGTCACCCTTATCTGTAAATTCCAGACAACAGCCAGCCAGCCTCCTGTTGTCACATGGAAGTACAAATCACATTGCCGGGACCCCATCCAAGCAGCACTGAATCCCAGCAGTGCGGAGAACATCCTATCCCAGAACAACCCAAACTACGACCCCAACATCGAGTGTGCCGACAGCCAGAGGACGGTGCGTATAGTGGCCTCGAAGCAAGGCGACACAGTCACCCTCGGATCGTATTACCAGGGCCGCAAGATCACCGTCCTTAACA ATGCCGACCTGAACATTGCACAAACAGCATGGGGCGACAGCGGTGTCTACGTCTGCTCTGTGATCTCTTCCCAGGACCTGTCAGGAAATGGTGAAGACTACGTGGAGCTAATTGTTCTCG AGAGAATGTCAGATACTACTGACCTCCTGCCTGAGATTGACTTACTGGTTATGGAAG ACTGGCTCCTGATCCTTCTGGTGGTTTTgggcttcctgctgctgctgctcctgattGGGATCTGCTGGTGTCAGTGCTGTccacacacctgctgctgctacaTCAGCTGCCCCTGCTGCCCCGACCGCTGCTGCTGCCCACGAGCAC TGTACGAGGCAGGAAAAGCAGTGAAGAAAGGTTTGCCCAGTCAGTATGCTCACACTCTTTACGCTCCCAGTATGTATGCTCAGCCACCATACAGTGGTCAGCTATTGAACCAGCCTGGAAtgcctcttcttcctctacCCAACGGAGCTGGTGGGCCCCCACCTCATAACGGTTACGGGCGTGAATACGACGGTGCAAGTTCAA TTGGACAAGGCTCCCAGGTGCCTCTGCTGCACGACAATAATGGTGGAGACCACA CTCGCAGTGGATATCGTATCCAGGTGGACCCTGACGGGAACGCCACACGTGCCATTTACTACATGGAGAAGGAGCTGTCCAAGCTGGACCCATCCAGACCTGCTAACTACAAccgct TGGATAACATGAGTGAAGTCAGTTCCCTGCACGATGTCTTGGACCCTCGTGGTCGTGGAGGCCGCTCCCAGCCACCGCCTCTGGCTACAGTTTATGACCGGGATGAAGCTATGAGCACTATCAGCAGTGTTTCGCAGCAGGGACGCCGTGATGACTACCCACGGCGTGGGCACATGGGGGATCGCGTACGTGCTCGCTCTATGGACAACCTGGATGACATCGGACGGCGCAGAGATGACTATCCACCACACCGACGTCCAGATGAGCCAAGAGGCAGGAGAGG GTCAGACGATGGGTGGAGCAGCAGTGCTCGCAGTGGGTATGACCGCGAATCTGACGACCCCAGGCGACGCGACTACTCCCCTGATGATCGTCGGAGAGGAGACCAAGGGGGCTACGGCGGCCTCCCAGGGAGACGCAGTCGCAGCCGTGACGATCTGATGGACCTGGAGAGGGATCGTGAAAGGCGACCTGGAGGTGGTGCCAGGCGAGACGACTATGATGACAGCTTCCTGAGGGAAGccatggagaggaagaagctgGGCGAGCAGCAAAGGGCACGCAGCCGGGATCGACTGGACAGCGAGAGCGACCGCTCGGATCGGGGGCGGGCGCCACGTGGGCCTCCGCCGCTTCCACAGAATCCCCCTGCTGGTTATCCTGGGCGCCGTGATGActacccacctcctccacctccaccttaCAGTGATGATGAAAGTTTGTCGTCATCTAAGAAGAGCAATCTCCGGAAG
- the lsr gene encoding lipolysis-stimulated lipoprotein receptor isoform X2: MLWTFIIAALMATESTLAISVQTPTKRHIVILFQPVTLICKFQTTASQPPVVTWKYKSHCRDPIQAALNPSSAENILSQNNPNYDPNIECADSQRTVRIVASKQGDTVTLGSYYQGRKITVLNNADLNIAQTAWGDSGVYVCSVISSQDLSGNGEDYVELIVLDWLLILLVVLGFLLLLLLIGICWCQCCPHTCCCYISCPCCPDRCCCPRALYEAGKAVKKGLPSQYAHTLYAPSMYAQPPYSGQLLNQPGMPLLPLPNGAGGPPPHNGYGREYDGASSIGQGSQVPLLHDNNGGDHTRSGYRIQVDPDGNATRAIYYMEKELSKLDPSRPANYNRLDNMSEVSSLHDVLDPRGRGGRSQPPPLATVYDRDEAMSTISSVSQQGRRDDYPRRGHMGDRVRARSMDNLDDIGRRRDDYPPHRRPDEPRGRRGSDDGWSSSARSGYDRESDDPRRRDYSPDDRRRGDQGGYGGLPGRRSRSRDDLMDLERDRERRPGGGARRDDYDDSFLREAMERKKLGEQQRARSRDRLDSESDRSDRGRAPRGPPPLPQNPPAGYPGRRDDYPPPPPPPYSDDESLSSSKKSNLRKNGAVSRESLVV; encoded by the exons atgTTGTGGACGTTTATCATCGCCGCTTTAATGGCGACAG AGTCCACTCTGGCCATCTCGGTCCAGACCCCCACAAAGAGGCACATTGTCATCCTCTTCCAGCCCGTCACCCTTATCTGTAAATTCCAGACAACAGCCAGCCAGCCTCCTGTTGTCACATGGAAGTACAAATCACATTGCCGGGACCCCATCCAAGCAGCACTGAATCCCAGCAGTGCGGAGAACATCCTATCCCAGAACAACCCAAACTACGACCCCAACATCGAGTGTGCCGACAGCCAGAGGACGGTGCGTATAGTGGCCTCGAAGCAAGGCGACACAGTCACCCTCGGATCGTATTACCAGGGCCGCAAGATCACCGTCCTTAACA ATGCCGACCTGAACATTGCACAAACAGCATGGGGCGACAGCGGTGTCTACGTCTGCTCTGTGATCTCTTCCCAGGACCTGTCAGGAAATGGTGAAGACTACGTGGAGCTAATTGTTCTCG ACTGGCTCCTGATCCTTCTGGTGGTTTTgggcttcctgctgctgctgctcctgattGGGATCTGCTGGTGTCAGTGCTGTccacacacctgctgctgctacaTCAGCTGCCCCTGCTGCCCCGACCGCTGCTGCTGCCCACGAGCAC TGTACGAGGCAGGAAAAGCAGTGAAGAAAGGTTTGCCCAGTCAGTATGCTCACACTCTTTACGCTCCCAGTATGTATGCTCAGCCACCATACAGTGGTCAGCTATTGAACCAGCCTGGAAtgcctcttcttcctctacCCAACGGAGCTGGTGGGCCCCCACCTCATAACGGTTACGGGCGTGAATACGACGGTGCAAGTTCAA TTGGACAAGGCTCCCAGGTGCCTCTGCTGCACGACAATAATGGTGGAGACCACA CTCGCAGTGGATATCGTATCCAGGTGGACCCTGACGGGAACGCCACACGTGCCATTTACTACATGGAGAAGGAGCTGTCCAAGCTGGACCCATCCAGACCTGCTAACTACAAccgct TGGATAACATGAGTGAAGTCAGTTCCCTGCACGATGTCTTGGACCCTCGTGGTCGTGGAGGCCGCTCCCAGCCACCGCCTCTGGCTACAGTTTATGACCGGGATGAAGCTATGAGCACTATCAGCAGTGTTTCGCAGCAGGGACGCCGTGATGACTACCCACGGCGTGGGCACATGGGGGATCGCGTACGTGCTCGCTCTATGGACAACCTGGATGACATCGGACGGCGCAGAGATGACTATCCACCACACCGACGTCCAGATGAGCCAAGAGGCAGGAGAGG GTCAGACGATGGGTGGAGCAGCAGTGCTCGCAGTGGGTATGACCGCGAATCTGACGACCCCAGGCGACGCGACTACTCCCCTGATGATCGTCGGAGAGGAGACCAAGGGGGCTACGGCGGCCTCCCAGGGAGACGCAGTCGCAGCCGTGACGATCTGATGGACCTGGAGAGGGATCGTGAAAGGCGACCTGGAGGTGGTGCCAGGCGAGACGACTATGATGACAGCTTCCTGAGGGAAGccatggagaggaagaagctgGGCGAGCAGCAAAGGGCACGCAGCCGGGATCGACTGGACAGCGAGAGCGACCGCTCGGATCGGGGGCGGGCGCCACGTGGGCCTCCGCCGCTTCCACAGAATCCCCCTGCTGGTTATCCTGGGCGCCGTGATGActacccacctcctccacctccaccttaCAGTGATGATGAAAGTTTGTCGTCATCTAAGAAGAGCAATCTCCGGAAG